One region of Phoenix dactylifera cultivar Barhee BC4 unplaced genomic scaffold, palm_55x_up_171113_PBpolish2nd_filt_p 001327F, whole genome shotgun sequence genomic DNA includes:
- the LOC120108421 gene encoding nicotinate-nucleotide pyrophosphorylase [carboxylating], chloroplastic-like isoform X1 gives MVTICPEGDFSCFFSNVLMLQKPEIFTQYFAVEVLQNLYDDYLAYCFLCIETGDVTCLATVPVDMKAEAHFIAKEDGVIAGISFAEMIFNEVDPSLKVEWSQKDGNYVHKGMQFGKVYGCACSIIVAERVALNFMQRMSGIATLTKVAFHVSTNIPWSFFQPQSE, from the exons ATG gtaacaatatgccccgagggAGACTTCAGTTGTTTTTTCTCAAATGTTTTGATGCTCCAGAAACCAGAAATATTTACACAATATTTTGCAGTGGAAGTCCTGCAGAACTTGTATGACGATTATCTAGCTTATTGTTTTCTTTGTATTGAGACAGGGGATGTAACTTGTTTAGCCACTGTTCCGGTGGACATGAAAGCAGAAGCCCACTTCATTGCAAAGGAGGATGGGGTCATTGCtggaatttcttttgcagagatgatTTTTAATGAGGTTGATCCATCATTAAAG GTTGAATGGTCTCAGAAAGATGGAAACTATGTTCACAAAGGCATGCAGTTTGGCAAAGTATATG GATGTGCATGCAGCATTATTGTGGCAGAAAGGGTTGCCCTCAATTTTATGCAAAGAATGAGTGGAATAGCAACACTTACCAAGGTAGCTTTCCATGTATCAACTAATATTCCATGGTCTTTTTTCCAGCCTCAATCAGAATAG
- the LOC120108421 gene encoding uncharacterized protein LOC120108421 isoform X2, which produces MVTICPEGDFSCFFSNVLMLQKPEIFTQYFAVEVLQNLYDDYLAYCFLCIETGDVTCLATVPVDMKAEAHFIAKEDGVIAGISFAEMIFNEVDPSLKVEWSQKDGNYVHKGMQFGKVYGKNLDYNMTWSFDYTHENAFHVSTNIPWSFFQPQSE; this is translated from the exons ATG gtaacaatatgccccgagggAGACTTCAGTTGTTTTTTCTCAAATGTTTTGATGCTCCAGAAACCAGAAATATTTACACAATATTTTGCAGTGGAAGTCCTGCAGAACTTGTATGACGATTATCTAGCTTATTGTTTTCTTTGTATTGAGACAGGGGATGTAACTTGTTTAGCCACTGTTCCGGTGGACATGAAAGCAGAAGCCCACTTCATTGCAAAGGAGGATGGGGTCATTGCtggaatttcttttgcagagatgatTTTTAATGAGGTTGATCCATCATTAAAG GTTGAATGGTCTCAGAAAGATGGAAACTATGTTCACAAAGGCATGCAGTTTGGCAAAGTATATGGTAAAAATTTAGATTATAACATGACTTGGTCTTTTGATTATACTCATGAGAAT GCTTTCCATGTATCAACTAATATTCCATGGTCTTTTTTCCAGCCTCAATCAGAATAG